Part of the Pseudomonas sp. ADAK13 genome is shown below.
CTGAAGATGACGATAACGTCGTCCGGCACCTGGTCCAGTTCTTCAACGAAGATGGCGCCGCGACTGCGCAGGTCTTCGACCACGAATTTGTTATGGACGACTTCATGACGCACATAAATCGGCGGCCCGAAGACTTCCAGGGCGCGGTTGACGATTTCAATCGCCCGGTCCACGCCGGCGCAGAAGCCACGGGGGTTGGCGAGTTTGATTTGCATGCTGTGCCTCGTGTCTTGCAACGCAAGAAATTGGAACATTGCGGCGCCGTTTACCAGCGCCGGCTTCGTCAGTCAGAGCGCTTTAACGTCGATGATTTCAACATCAAAGGTCAAGGTTTTCCCGGCCAACGGGTGGTTGAAGTCGATGGTCACTTGCGCGTCATCAAAGGCTTTCACCACACCTGGCAGCTCGGTATTCGCCGCATCATTGAAGATCACCAGCAAGCCTTCCGACAGCTCCATGTCCTGGAACTGCGAACGCGGGATGATCTGCACGTTTTGCGGGTTGGGCTGGCCAAAGGCGTTTTCCGGCAGGATCTGCAGGTTGCGCTTGTCGCCGGCCTTGAAACCGAACAGGGCCGCTTCGAAACCCGGCAGCAGGTTGCCGTCACCGACCTTGAAGGTCGCCGGGGCCTTGTCGAACGTGCTGTCGACCGTGTCGCCATTCTCCAGGCGCAATGCGAAATGCAAGGTGACTTCCGTGTTCTGGCCGATGCGTTGCTCAGCCAATACCTGTTCAGTCATGAACGGTCTCTCCGGTTTTCTTACTTTTGAACATATCCAACGCCAGCATGATTGCACCGACGGTGATAGCGCTGTCAGCAAAGTTGAACGCCGGGAAGTACCAGCGGTTCTGCCAATGCACCAGAATGAAGTCGATCACATGGCCCAGGGCGATGCGGTCGTACAGGTTGCCCAATGCGCCACCCAGCACCAAGGCCAGCGCGACGGCCAGCCAGGTGTCATCGCGCCCCAGACGCTTGAGCCAGACCACCAGCACCGCACTGACCACCACGGCGATCAGGGCAAACAGCCAGCGCTGCCAGCCGGAGCTGTCAGCCAGGAAGCTGAACGCAGCGCCGGTGTTGTAGGCCAGGGTCCAGCTGAAGTAGTCGGGAATCACCACGATCTGCTGGTACATCTGCAAGGCGCCTTCGAAATGAGCCTTGCTGAGCTGGTCAATGACCAGCACCAGCACGCTCAGTACGAGCAAGCCCAGGCGTCCAAAACGACTGGCTTTAGGCATAGTGACGAACCTCGCCAGCGCCAGAGATGTTGTCGACGCAGCGACCGCAGATTTCCGGATGCTCCGGGTTCACACCGACATCTTCACGGCAGTGCCAGCAACGGGCGCACTTGGCGAAGGACGACTTGACCACTTTGAGCTTGAGGCCCGGGACTTCAGTCGCGACGGCATCCGCAGGGGCTTGAGCAAACGGCGCCAGGCTGGCGGTGGACGTGATCAAGACAAAGCGCAGTTCGTTGCTCAGCTTGGCCAGGTCGGCGGTCAGGCCTTCCTCGGCAAACAGCGTGACTTCGGCCTGCAAGTTGCCGCCAACGGCCTTCGCCGCGCGCTGCACTTCCAGCTCCTTGTTCACCGCAACCTTGACCGCCATCACGCCTTCCCAGTACTCGCGGCCCAGCTCGAAGTCGGCCGGCAGTTCGGTCAGGCCTTCGTACCAGGTGTTGAGCATCACAGACTCGTTACGCTCGCCCGGCAGGTATTCCCACAGCTCGTCGGCGGTGAAGGCCAGGATCGGCGCGATCCAGCGCACCAGCGCTTCAGAGATATGGTACAGCGCGGTCTGCGCCGAACGGCGGGCCTTGCTGTTGGCGCCGGTGGTGTACTGGCGGTCCTTGATGATGTCGAGGTAGAAACCACCCAACTCCTGCACGCAGAAATTATGGATCTTCGAGTAGACGTTCCAGAAGCGGTATTCGCCGTAGTGCTCTTGCAACTCGCGCTGCAGCAACAGGGTACGGTCCACGGCCCAACGGTCCAGGGCGAGCATGTCCTCGGCCGGCAGGATGTCGGTGGCCGGGTTGAAACCAGTCAGGTTCGACAACATGAAGCGTGCGGTGTTACGGATCCGGCGGTAGGCATCGGCGCTGCGCTGCAGGATCTGCTCGGACACGGCCATCTCGCCCGAATAATCGGTAGAGGCCACCCACAGGCGCATGATGTCGGCGCCCA
Proteins encoded:
- the fkpB gene encoding FKBP-type peptidyl-prolyl cis-trans isomerase; translation: MAEQRIGQNTEVTLHFALRLENGDTVDSTFDKAPATFKVGDGNLLPGFEAALFGFKAGDKRNLQILPENAFGQPNPQNVQIIPRSQFQDMELSEGLLVIFNDAANTELPGVVKAFDDAQVTIDFNHPLAGKTLTFDVEIIDVKAL
- the lspA gene encoding signal peptidase II, with translation MPKASRFGRLGLLVLSVLVLVIDQLSKAHFEGALQMYQQIVVIPDYFSWTLAYNTGAAFSFLADSSGWQRWLFALIAVVVSAVLVVWLKRLGRDDTWLAVALALVLGGALGNLYDRIALGHVIDFILVHWQNRWYFPAFNFADSAITVGAIMLALDMFKSKKTGETVHD